A genomic region of Halobacteriovorax sp. DA5 contains the following coding sequences:
- a CDS encoding hydroxyacid dehydrogenase, with translation MKPFIVVCDGMDAEVFASLQAISELEVHPKPKLSQDEIKELLPKASALVIRSSTTIGEEYLELAPNLKYVIRAGAGTDNIDKVKCGERGVKVSNTPGANNNSAAEHAIALMMTVLRHTAAADATMKNGGWDKSKYTGNELANKKVGIVGFGQIGKIVAKRLQGFEPQVKFFDPFCESSDLDYVTKANTVEEIFETCDIITLHTPLMDATRGMVNKDLFNKMKPHAILVNASRGGIVNEQDLAVALMEKKFKAAGFDVFATEPLEEDSPLRKIPNLVLTPHLGASTDEAQLRVGEMAVNQLKEFFLNDNLLHEVKA, from the coding sequence GTGAAACCATTTATCGTCGTTTGTGATGGAATGGATGCAGAAGTTTTTGCATCTCTACAAGCTATCAGCGAATTAGAAGTTCACCCAAAACCAAAATTATCTCAAGACGAGATCAAAGAACTACTACCAAAAGCAAGTGCTCTTGTTATTAGATCATCAACTACGATTGGAGAAGAATATCTTGAACTTGCTCCAAATCTTAAATATGTAATCCGTGCAGGTGCGGGAACAGATAATATCGATAAAGTTAAATGTGGTGAGCGTGGAGTTAAAGTTTCAAACACTCCAGGCGCTAATAATAACTCAGCAGCTGAACATGCTATCGCACTTATGATGACAGTTCTAAGACATACAGCTGCCGCAGACGCAACAATGAAAAACGGCGGATGGGACAAGTCTAAGTACACAGGTAATGAACTAGCAAATAAGAAAGTTGGTATCGTTGGTTTTGGTCAAATTGGAAAGATCGTTGCAAAACGTCTTCAAGGATTTGAGCCACAAGTTAAGTTCTTTGATCCATTCTGTGAATCGAGTGATCTTGATTATGTTACTAAAGCAAATACTGTCGAAGAAATTTTTGAGACTTGTGACATTATTACACTTCACACTCCTTTAATGGATGCAACAAGAGGAATGGTAAACAAGGATCTATTTAATAAAATGAAACCACATGCAATTCTAGTAAATGCATCTCGTGGTGGAATTGTTAATGAGCAAGACTTAGCTGTTGCTCTTATGGAAAAGAAATTTAAAGCAGCAGGCTTTGATGTTTTCGCAACTGAGCCACTTGAAGAAGACTCACCTCTTCGTAAGATTCCTAATCTTGTTCTAACTCCACACCTAGGAGCTTCAACTGATGAAGCTCAATTAAGAGTTGGAGAGATGGCCGTAAATCAACTGAAAGAATTCTTTTTAAACGATAATTTACTACACGAGGTTAAAGCTTAA